A segment of the Bacillus sp. es.034 genome:
GTGGTTCCGGGGCCAGATGTGCTGGTCGTTTGTCAGGAATTAAAAAGCTTGGGGTATAAGATTGCGTTGGATGATTTTATATTCAATGAATACAATCCATATTTCAGGGAATTGATGAAACTGGCGGATTATGTAAAGGTGGATTTCATGAATACGACTGACACGGAGCGGGGAAGCATTGAGGTTCTTTCTAATGTACTGGGCTACAGTCTTCTTGCTGAAAAAGTGGAAACCGAGGACCAATACGAGGAAGCGTTGAGGAAGGGATATCACTTCTTTCAGGGCTATTTCTTCAGTAAGCCGAAGATCATCGCCACTCAGGATGTACCGACTTATTTTCATTCGTATTATACCATCATACAGAGCCTGGAAATGACGGAGCCGAACATTGAAAGGATCAGTCAATTGATCGAACAGGATCTTTCCCTGTCATATAAGTTATTGAAATTGATCAACTCTCCCGCTTACCGTCCCAAGCATAAGATTCATTCCATCCGTCAGGCCATTGTTCTGTTAGGTCTTGTGGAAATCAAGAGATGGATCTACATTTTGGCAGTCAGGGAACAGGTGGGGAAGAAGAGACAATTGGACAATGAAGTGATTACATTATGTTTATCGAGGGCGAAGATGTGTGAGCTGCTCGCAGAAAAGCACAACCGGGCATCCAGTAAATCTAGTTACTTCCTGACGGGTATGTTTTCCTTGATGGATACGATCCTCTCCATGCCGATCGATCGCATCTTGATGGATTTACCTTTGGATGACGATATTTGCAATGCTTTAACGGGGTCCCGTAACGACCTTAAGAAGATATTGGAACTCGTCGTCTCCATTGAACAGGCGAACTGGACAGAAATCGAAATGAAAATGACAGAATTGAAGTTAACCAAAAGGGAAGTGATGGAGAGTTATCATCATTCCTGCAAGTGGACGGAAGAGCTTCTGAATCATGAAGTGACCGAGATGACATAATGCTACCACGCAGGTTTATAATCCCCCGGGGTAAGATATGTTCTCTGGGGTTTGATATACCGTTTCAATTCCATGAGCAAGAGCCGCTGCAATTGCTTAGAATAAATCTGACTGCCCACATCTGCAGGGAAAGGGTAGATTCCGATCGTATTGAAACGCACCCGAAAGAGACCTTCATGGACGAGGTCTTTTTTGTCGTTGAAGATCCTGGCGAATACAGTCACATCCCTTGACTCATATTCATCCGCTGCTTCTTCCACCTTATGGACTTGAAAACGAAAACGGTATTCTTCCTTCATCATCATCACCCCTTCTATTTTCTCGAAATGATCAACATAATTCAACTATGAACATGTCTTATTTTTTTTAAATGAGGGGAAGAGGATTGCGTAATGAGCTTGTTTGTGGCAAGCTAAGACTATTATGAATAGTTTACTAGTAAATTAGCGTGGAGGGATTCACGATGGACTTGGATCTAATAAAATGTCATGGCTCTGGAAATGACTTTTTACTTATTGATGAAATGACGAATGGATATGATTTTACCGAAGAAGCCAGACAAAACCTTGCCCTGGCCTTATGTGATCGTAAGTCGGCCTTCGGGGCAGATGGGATCTTGTTTGTATTATCAAGTGAAAATTGCGATGCCAGAATGCGGGTCTTCAATGCAGATGGTTCAGAGGCCTCGATGTGTGGAAACGGCCTGCGATGTGTCGGTCGCTATGTATGCGAGCTGCTGGATAAAGAGACCATCATCGTTCAAACGATGAAGGCGGATCTTCGCGTGTCTACACAGGAATCCATTTTCGAAAACATCCCGACATACAATGTTGAAATTTCCCCTGTCCTTTTTCAGCTGGATCAACTGCCAATGAACATTGACCGTGCAACGTTGGTGAATGAAAGCATCCCTGAAATTTCAGACCATTTGACCTTTTCTGCCCTGGCAGTGCCGAACCCCCATTTGATTAGTGTCGTCGGCACAGAGCATATCCTCTCAAACGAGCAGAAATCCATAGCTGAAACAGTGAATGGACCCAATAACCTGTTTCCAGATGGAGTCAATGTCAGTTTTGTGCATCCGCTGGAAAAGGGATCGATCTATGTTCGAACGTATGAAAGAGGTGTCGGTTTCACGAATGCTTGTGGGACAGCCATGTCTGCTTCCTGTCTTGTAACCTGCTTACTTCAGCAGAATGAATTCGGTCAGGAGATCGATGTATACAATAACGGCGGTAAAGTCCGAGTCGTCGTGAACGAATTGGGTGAAGGACGATACAACATGGAGTTGATTGGAAATGCAACGTATCTTTATCAATCCCAATTAGAATTGTCCCTTTCTGATCCCGAGCAGTTTAAAGAAGTGTCAAGACAGGAATTCACTGAAGAGGGCATGTATGAGCACTTACAGAACCATGCCAAGTCAATCGTCGAAAGCAAAGTGTTCCTGAGTGCATAGTTAACCATAGTAAGCAAAAGAGGGTTCCCCCATGATTTCGGGGTACCCTTTTTATTTGTCTTGGCCACTCTTTTTTAAAAAATCAATCACTTTGTCAAATGGCTGAGATGCTTTCACCTGATCAAATGTAGTAAAAGGACATCCTTTCACCTGAAATCTTCTTAAGACTTCTTCAATGGTAAACTCTTCAGGATCGAGATCTTCATTCACTTCATCCCACCATAGGGGAGTGGCGACCAACGCCTCTTCATTCCCTCTCAATGAATAGGGGGCGATGATGGTTTTGCCTTCGCCGTGTTGAATGTAATCCACGTACAGTCTGCCTTTTCGGTTCTTCTTTAACCGCTCGGTCGTGAAATCTTCCGGATCATTGCTTACAAGATAGTGAGCAATGAATTCTGTAAACAAGCCTGTGTCTTTCCACGTGTATCCGGGAGGTAGGGGGATATACACTTGAAGCCCCTTATTTCCCGACGTTTTGACAAAGCTATGCAGATTCAATCCGTCAAATAATCCTTTCATGATGTTGGCTGCTTTAACGGCCAGTGGAAAATGATCCCGGCTAGGTGGATCTAAGTCAAAGACTACCTCATTGACGAATTCTTCCCCTGCTTTCTGAAAGGGGACATGAAATTCAAGTGCCAGCTGATTTCCAAGCCATATCAACGTTTCCAGGTTATTGCACAGGGTGTAATGAATAGAATCCTCTTTGTATGTTTCAACAAAAGCAGGAGAATAATCAGGGGTGTTTTTTTGATAAAAGGATTCCCCGAATACCCCGTGGGGAAATCGAATGCAGGTTAAGAGCCTGTTCTTTAAGAACGGCAAAATCACCACAGACATCTTTCTGAGGAAACGGATATAATCCAGCTTCGTCATGGAAACCTCCCGAAACAATGTCTTTTCCGGGTGAGTGATATCAACCTTTCTTGGAAGGGACGCTTCGTCCATCATAAATTGCTCAAATGTGCATGCTTCCTGAGGAGTGGAGAAAAGGAATTGTTTAAAATGGGGTTCCCGAAGCTTTCCCTCCTGCAGATGCAGATATTTGATTTCCACGGTGATGGCAGGATCTATGTAAAAAAGAGAATCTTTCTTTCCTGTACTGTTTTGCTTTATTGTCGTTTTCACCGTTCTTTTTTCCTCAGCAGAAAGACCGAAATGAAATAAGCCGACCGGCACGATTTGTCCGTTATCGTATACGCCGATGTGGAAATAATCATTCGCATCATCCAGGGCGGTGATGAAACATTGACAAGTTTTCCAGTTCTTACATTTGATCCAGTCAGCACTCCGTTTCCCCTCGTCCCATTTACTCTTGTCCCTTTTCGCTACAACCCCTTCCCCTTCATCGTTTTCCACGATCTCCCACACCCTCTCAAGGTTTTGGTAATAAGGGACCATCTGCAATGTCGAGGGGAGAGAAGGGATGGGTTCCAATGGTAAATGAAGGCGGGTGAAGACGTCTTTCAGTTTTTCTTTTCTCGTAAGATAGGGTTCCTGGATATATAATTTTTTCTCACACTGAAGTAAATCAAATACTAGGAAAGTAACAGGTCTACTGGCAGCGGCCATTAGGATTTTTTGTTCATTCTTCATCCTCCCCCTAATCTGAAGTTCCTGGAACTCGGTGCTGAAGGAGGAGCGCAATAAGGCAACTTCTCCATCTAAAACGAGAGGGAGGGGGAATGGATGTTCTTCCAGTAATTGTTGAATTTGCTTCTTTATCTCGGGAAAGTGACTCAGAAGTTCTTTCCCATTCCGGCTTTGAAGGCTGATATGATCAGAAGATTGTACAGATAAAATGCCACGGAAGCCATCATATTTCACTTCATAAAGCCAGTCATTACCTGAAGGAAGTTCATAACGTAATGTAGGGAGCATCGGTTTCATTTGTTTCACCTTTTTTTAAGTAGTAGTGTGTCCGCTTTAGACCCGGAATATTTCCAGATGTTTAAAGGGATGAAGAAAGTTAGGGAACTAAATGCTATGGATAAGGGATTAGTTTATGAAAAGGAGGGTATTGAAAGATATGCATACTATTTGGAAAGGTTCCATCAGCTTTGGACTGGTGAATATCCCCATTAAACTTCATTCTGCTACAGAGGACCGGGATATTAAGCTACGTTCGCTTCATAAAGAATGTCATACGCCCATTAAATACGAAAAAGTATGTCCTGCCTGTGAAAAGGAACTGGATCAAGCCGATATTGTGAAGGGGTATGAGGTGACGAAAGGCAAATTTGTCGTCCTTGAAGAGGATGAATTGAAAGAGCTGAAGGAAGCAAGTGGTGATAAGGCTGTAGAGATAGTAGATTTTATTAAGATGGAGGAAATCGATCCGATTTTCTTTGATCGGAGTTATTTCGTTTCTCCGAACGATGGCGGAAAAAAAGCCTATTCCCTTTTGAGAAAAGCGCTTCAGGAGTCAGGGAAAGTAGGGATTGCCAAAATTACGATGCGGTCGAAGGAACAACTTTCCATCGTCCGTGTATACGAGCAAACGCTTGTTATGGAAACCATTCATTATCCCGATGAGGTAAGAGGAACAGGCGATGTCCCGAATGTGCCTGAAGGAGATGAAATCACCGAAAAGGAACTAGAGACCGCTACCATGCTCATTGATCAACTTACGACTGAATTCGAGCCTGAGAACTATAAAGATCAGTATCGTGAACGGTTAAGTCAATTGATAGAATCGAAACAAACAGGGGAAAAGATGGTCACATCCAAAGAAAGAGAACCAAAAGAAAATGTAACGGATCTCATGGCGGCCCTTCAGGCATCCATCGATTCGTCCAAGCCTAAAAAGGCAAAGAAACCAACTAAAAAGAAAACGACTTCTAAGAAAAAAGCTCAGTAGAAGACGTGAGTCAGGAGAGAGGGAGAAGTCTTGAAGGAGAAACATATTGAACAAGGCGTCTTTGTCGCTGTATCCCTGTTGTGTTTGATTGCATTCACCTGGGGATTTGTATCGATTGTGGAAGAATGGAGAGAAAATGAGATCGCCCAATTTGATAATGGTGTATTCGACATCGTCAGAGGGACGATTTCACCTAAATTAACGGAAATCATGACGGTCATCACTTTTTTAGGTGGAATAAAGGGTATCACCATCTTCACCGGGTGTGCAGTCACCATTCTTCTATTGATGAAGAAATATCCACTTGCTCTGTTTGTAACGATTACCATACTGACAGGTGCGGGGTTCAATGGGCTTCTAAAATGGATATTTAAACGGGACCGTCCCGATATTGAGGCATTGATCCAACAGGGTGGCTACAGTTTTCCCAGTGGTCATTCCATGAGCTCATTCATATTCTATGGTTCACTCGCATTCATCCTGTTCCGTGCCCTGGATCGTAACCGATATAAGTGGGCTAGCGTGATACTGGTCGCCATGCTTGTCCTGATGATTGGAATGAGCAGGATTTACCTTGGCGTTCATTATCCAAGTGACATTGTTGGAGGATTTACAGCGGGTGGTGCCTGGCTGACCCTTTGCATCACGATCTATATGTATTTCTACAAACGCAAGCATTGGAGAGAAGATGAAGATGAAGTTATGCATGCAAAAAACGCTCAGGAGTCCTGAGCGTTTTTAGATTAAAACAAATTAAAGATATACGGTCCGATGGAAGTGACGTATAGAAGAATATAAATCCCCATGAAATAAAATACTCCTCCGAATGTACCCCAGTCCGGATCCCTGCCAACTTTCCAAAGCAGTGCAGAAAGGATGCTGATGATCACTAATAATACATACTCACTTCCCGAAAATGTGAGATAGCCGGGAGCGGAAAAATAGAAATAATCTCCCATCGCCTTACTGATGAATGTCAGTGGCATAAGGATGAAAAGAAAGATTGAAGCATATTCCACCCAGTTGATTTCTTCTTTTTCAAACATATTCGGTTTGAACATGTAAAGAAGGATCAAGACAAACAGGGAAGGAAGTACCCAATAAAACGAAACCAGAATAGTGACCAAACTGCTGAACAGCATGAGAACAGAGTTGTTCAAGGCTTCCTTTACGCTTCGTTTCGACCATTCCGTACTTTTTACAATGGCTTTTTCATCCTGTGAGGCGCCGAACAATTCATAATAATCACCGCCATAATCAAGCCAGGCGATTTCCTGGTCGGAAATCTGAAGCGGTGAATATGTAAAATGCTTGCTTGTACTGACAGGTGTAGCCACAAACTGATTGGATTCACTGAAAGGTGCCACGTACAGGCTGATGGTATTTTGTCCACCTACTTTGTGACTCTCCGATGTGAAGAGGATTGACGGCTCTCCATCGATGTCTGCGAACTGTACGGACCTCGGACTTTCCAATTTGAACCCTGATTGGTCATTCGTGAATTCAATCTGTTCAGGCTTAATAATAGATGTCCCAATATTGTCTATGGGCGTTTCCAATTTCAATATCTTATAGGATAATGTACCTTGAGCACGCATTTCTTCATTGTACAAAAGCGTTAATTGATTGTTTTCTTTTGTGAAGGACAGCCCGTTTATATGATGATTCGTCGCTGTTTTGACCATTGCAAACGGCTGCTTCACCACTTGTAATTCTTCATCTAAGTAGTAAAGATGGGCATGTGTATCATCCTGCCTTATTTGTACTACGGCACTGCCGTCGTTATCGACATAGGCTTCAAGGACTTCATCAGGGAATCGGTAAACTTCCTTGCTGGAAAGATCAGCTGGAGAAAGAGCATACAGGACTTCCTGTTTCCAGTAATAGATGGTGTTTGATGAAGTGCTGATTCCCGTTACGTTATCATCGATGGTCCTGTCTCCGGTGGCATCGGATGAAATGAGCTGATCACTCTTTACCTGTATGACCTTATTTCCGTCCGTCCAGAAAGGCTTGCCCCTTGTCACGCTTATATTCAATGAACCTTCTTTATTAGGATTAAGTGATTCATCGAATGAAAATTGATCTACCTTTCCATTGCTTGCTAAGAATAGTCCTTCCTCGTTATAGAAGACAAGCGGACGTTCGTCAGATGAATAGCCCAAAGGGATCGATCTGCTCCAATCGGGATCCGGCTGTTGTTTGACGTTCAGAAGCTGGTGAAAGAAAAGTGCACCAATCAATACTAGAATTACCATGATTGGTATTCCAAATGTTTTCAATTTTGCTCTCACAGTCATTCCCCCTCATTCTCTCTCTTCATACATGTGAGTACATTTTAGAATTTTACCACAATTTTTATTATTGTTCACCAAAATTTTCCTTTAGGGACATTAACTTTTGTGTTGACTTTTATTTTTAGAGAGATTACAATGATATTGAAAATCATTCTCATTAAACAAAAGAGTTCCCCCTCTTTCAGATAGAGAGAATGGTTCATGATAACCCCCCTTTTATTAGAACAAAAAGACAGGCCTGAAGCACATGCTTCAGGCCTGTCTTTTTCTTGCATTTCATTTAATCATGTCGTAAATTGTTAAAGGATGTTTATTTATGGGGAGGGATATTTGGAAGTGAATCATAAGAATGATAGACGGTTTCGGATCGCCAACCACGAAGCATTAATTGGTGTGGCACTCGTTCTCATAAATTTTTTATGGTGGTATGGATTTGCATTTGGACTCGGCGGTCAGCCTGTATCAGATTACGATTGGATCTTGGGAATGCCGGCATGGTTCTTCTATAGCTG
Coding sequences within it:
- a CDS encoding HDOD domain-containing protein gives rise to the protein MEVFVARQPIFNRNQETVAYELLYRNNEINMFPSIDGDQATADVIINSYLNIGLESLSAGKPCFINFTENLLRLRVPTYFNPREIVVEILESVVPGPDVLVVCQELKSLGYKIALDDFIFNEYNPYFRELMKLADYVKVDFMNTTDTERGSIEVLSNVLGYSLLAEKVETEDQYEEALRKGYHFFQGYFFSKPKIIATQDVPTYFHSYYTIIQSLEMTEPNIERISQLIEQDLSLSYKLLKLINSPAYRPKHKIHSIRQAIVLLGLVEIKRWIYILAVREQVGKKRQLDNEVITLCLSRAKMCELLAEKHNRASSKSSYFLTGMFSLMDTILSMPIDRILMDLPLDDDICNALTGSRNDLKKILELVVSIEQANWTEIEMKMTELKLTKREVMESYHHSCKWTEELLNHEVTEMT
- the dapF gene encoding diaminopimelate epimerase, whose amino-acid sequence is MDLDLIKCHGSGNDFLLIDEMTNGYDFTEEARQNLALALCDRKSAFGADGILFVLSSENCDARMRVFNADGSEASMCGNGLRCVGRYVCELLDKETIIVQTMKADLRVSTQESIFENIPTYNVEISPVLFQLDQLPMNIDRATLVNESIPEISDHLTFSALAVPNPHLISVVGTEHILSNEQKSIAETVNGPNNLFPDGVNVSFVHPLEKGSIYVRTYERGVGFTNACGTAMSASCLVTCLLQQNEFGQEIDVYNNGGKVRVVVNELGEGRYNMELIGNATYLYQSQLELSLSDPEQFKEVSRQEFTEEGMYEHLQNHAKSIVESKVFLSA
- a CDS encoding DNA ligase D, producing the protein MKPMLPTLRYELPSGNDWLYEVKYDGFRGILSVQSSDHISLQSRNGKELLSHFPEIKKQIQQLLEEHPFPLPLVLDGEVALLRSSFSTEFQELQIRGRMKNEQKILMAAASRPVTFLVFDLLQCEKKLYIQEPYLTRKEKLKDVFTRLHLPLEPIPSLPSTLQMVPYYQNLERVWEIVENDEGEGVVAKRDKSKWDEGKRSADWIKCKNWKTCQCFITALDDANDYFHIGVYDNGQIVPVGLFHFGLSAEEKRTVKTTIKQNSTGKKDSLFYIDPAITVEIKYLHLQEGKLREPHFKQFLFSTPQEACTFEQFMMDEASLPRKVDITHPEKTLFREVSMTKLDYIRFLRKMSVVILPFLKNRLLTCIRFPHGVFGESFYQKNTPDYSPAFVETYKEDSIHYTLCNNLETLIWLGNQLALEFHVPFQKAGEEFVNEVVFDLDPPSRDHFPLAVKAANIMKGLFDGLNLHSFVKTSGNKGLQVYIPLPPGYTWKDTGLFTEFIAHYLVSNDPEDFTTERLKKNRKGRLYVDYIQHGEGKTIIAPYSLRGNEEALVATPLWWDEVNEDLDPEEFTIEEVLRRFQVKGCPFTTFDQVKASQPFDKVIDFLKKSGQDK
- a CDS encoding Ku protein — protein: MHTIWKGSISFGLVNIPIKLHSATEDRDIKLRSLHKECHTPIKYEKVCPACEKELDQADIVKGYEVTKGKFVVLEEDELKELKEASGDKAVEIVDFIKMEEIDPIFFDRSYFVSPNDGGKKAYSLLRKALQESGKVGIAKITMRSKEQLSIVRVYEQTLVMETIHYPDEVRGTGDVPNVPEGDEITEKELETATMLIDQLTTEFEPENYKDQYRERLSQLIESKQTGEKMVTSKEREPKENVTDLMAALQASIDSSKPKKAKKPTKKKTTSKKKAQ
- a CDS encoding phosphatase PAP2 family protein, yielding MKEKHIEQGVFVAVSLLCLIAFTWGFVSIVEEWRENEIAQFDNGVFDIVRGTISPKLTEIMTVITFLGGIKGITIFTGCAVTILLLMKKYPLALFVTITILTGAGFNGLLKWIFKRDRPDIEALIQQGGYSFPSGHSMSSFIFYGSLAFILFRALDRNRYKWASVILVAMLVLMIGMSRIYLGVHYPSDIVGGFTAGGAWLTLCITIYMYFYKRKHWREDEDEVMHAKNAQES
- a CDS encoding YhdT family protein — translated: MNHKNDRRFRIANHEALIGVALVLINFLWWYGFAFGLGGQPVSDYDWILGMPAWFFYSCIVGFLLMVFLVIVVVKYLLTDIPFGEEEDDHE